The sequence below is a genomic window from Actinomycetota bacterium.
GATCTCGTGCAAGACCTCCGGATCCCCGATGTCTCTGCCTTCGGCGAAGTACGCCGCGAAGATCGCCGCGTGAGTCCGTCTGTGCCCGTCTTCGCCCAGGTCGCGCGCCATCTCGCCGAGAACAAGCGCCTTGTGGGTCTTTGGCAGAAAGGGAGGATCCAGCATGGGGAATCCATCCGTGCGGGCAATGCGCTGGAGGTGCTCTTCGACTCGATCGCCGAATCCGCTGGCCTCGAGTTCACTCACCTGGTAGCCCTCCTCGGGCATGTCTGGACGGAGCTCGAACGGAACGAGGAACCACTGCACCCCTGGATACTCGTCGCGCAAGCGGTCGAGCCGATGCTGGTCCACGTAGCAGAATGGGCACGCGTAGTCGAAGAAGATCAGAACGCGTGGAGCCTGGTGCCTCGGGTCGTCGTGCTCGTGGGCTTGCGCCACCGGGCCTCCCCTACTCGACGATGTTGAGATCACGCCCGCACTTGGCGCAAGAGCCGCCGCGGGTTCTCCTGTCGAGTATGGTGTACCCGGAACGCCGCACGGCTACCGAGCGGCACGACGGACAGATAGTGTCTTCACCCTGAGGGTCCTCGACATTTCCGACGTAGACATGGTGCAGCCCGGCCTCCTGCCCTATCGCACGGGCCATGCGCAAGGTCTCGATCGGAGTCGCCGGAAGATCGGCGAACTCGAGGTACGGGAAGAACCGCGTAACGTGCCAAGGAGTATCGGCACCCAACGCCTCGGCGATCCACACTGCCATCGTGCGAAGCTCCTCGGCGGAATCGTTGATGGTCGGGATGACGTTGGTCACGACCTCCACGTGCATCTCCCACTGCGTCTTGGCGCGCACGGCCGCCTTCATGATCGGTTCGACCGAGGACACCTTGCAGAGGCGGCGGTACGTCTCGTCGGTCGCCCCCTTCAGGTCCACACGCCACACATCGAGATGTGGGCCAAGGAGATCGAGCCCCT
It includes:
- a CDS encoding DsbA family protein, translated to MAQAHEHDDPRHQAPRVLIFFDYACPFCYVDQHRLDRLRDEYPGVQWFLVPFELRPDMPEEGYQVSELEASGFGDRVEEHLQRIARTDGFPMLDPPFLPKTHKALVLGEMARDLGEDGHRRTHAAIFAAYFAEGRDIGDPEVLHEIAGGFGFLLADVDTAWDTGAYDERLHQYRHVAMNLGLDSTPAALICNELLVGSRPYRVLADALERCMVTPDNVEQQAEDSAPA
- the amrS gene encoding AmmeMemoRadiSam system radical SAM enzyme, which codes for MYTALLWEQEGDRIRCGLCPHRCLISAGATGVCGVRKNVDGTLIALTYGTISSIAADPIEKKPVYHYFPGTAVLSIGSIGCSMKCGHCQNWRISRARPGEAADEVELHTLSPEAVVDMARKYRCPGVAFTYNEPVIWAEYVRDVARLCRESGLFTVMVTNGYITSEGLDLLGPHLDVWRVDLKGATDETYRRLCKVSSVEPIMKAAVRAKTQWEMHVEVVTNVIPTINDSAEELRTMAVWIAEALGADTPWHVTRFFPYLEFADLPATPIETLRMARAIGQEAGLHHVYVGNVEDPQGEDTICPSCRSVAVRRSGYTILDRRTRGGSCAKCGRDLNIVE